The Geotrypetes seraphini chromosome 8, aGeoSer1.1, whole genome shotgun sequence genome includes a region encoding these proteins:
- the BCKDHA gene encoding 2-oxoisovalerate dehydrogenase subunit alpha, mitochondrial — protein sequence MAAVRALLRGLGRATVSCRTLMLSHARCQPEFTSLEEKPQFPGASAEFVDKLDFILPNVISGIPIYRVMDRQGQIVNPAEDPQLSREMVLKFYHTMTQLNTMDRILYESQRQGRISFYMTNYGEEGTHVGSAAALNDRDLVFGQYREAGVLMYRGYPLDSFMAQCYGNSGDPGKGRQMPVHYGSKDLHFVTISSPLATQIPQAVGAAYAIKRENADRVVICYFGEGAASEGDAHAGFNFAATLDCPILFFCRNNGYAISTPTSEQYRGDGIAARGPGYGLQSIRVDGNDVFAVYNAVKEARRRAVAENQPFLIEAMTYRIGHHSTSDDSSAYRSVDEVNYWDKQDHPISRLRHYMLSKHWWDEEQEKAWRKKSRKMVMEAFEQAERKLKPHPDNMFSDVYMEMPAHIMQQRESLWRHLKIYGEHYPLDHYEK from the exons CATGCTCGTTGTCAGCCTGAGTTCACGTCCCTGGAAGAGAAACCACAGTTCCCCGGAGCTTCTGCTGAGTTTGTGGACAAACTGGACTTTATTCTGCCCAATGTGATCTCTGGAATCCCTATCTACAGGGTCATGGATCGCCAAGGACAGATTGTAAATCCAGCAGAAGATCCCCAG CTTTCACGGGAGATGGTACTGAAGTTCTATCACACCATGACACAGCTGAACACCATGGACAGGATCCTATATGAGTCCCAGAGACAG GGTAGGATTTCATTCTACATGACAAACTACGGAGAAGAGGGCACCCACGTGGGCAGTGCTGCTGCACTGAATGACAGGGATCTGGTGTTCGGGCAGTACAGGGAGGCAG GCGTCCTTATGTACCGTGGTTACCCCCTGGACTCGTTCATGGCACAGTGTTATGGGAATAGTGGCGACCCAGGGAAAGGACGTCAGATGCCGGTGCATTATGGATCAAAGGATTTACACTTTGTGACCATTTCCTCTCCACTGGCAACCCAGATCCCACAAG CTGTTGGGGCCGCCTATGCCATCAAGCGGGAGAACGCTGACCGTGTAGTGATCTGCTATTTTGGGGAGGGCGCAGCCAGTGAAGGGGACGCCCATGCTGGTTTCAACTTTGCTGCCACACTGGATTGTCCCATTCTATTCTTCTGCCGCAACAATGGTTATGCTATCTCTACCCCCACCTCCGAGCAATACCGAGGGGATGGTATTG CTGCTAGGGGCCCTGGATACGGCCTACAGTCCATCCGTGTGGATGGGAATGATGTGTTTGCTGTATACAATGCCGTGAAGGAGGCACGACGCAGAGCGGTGGCGGAGAACCAGCCTTTTCTGATTGAGGCTATGACATACAG GATTGGACACCACAGCACCAGCGATGACAGCTCAGCATATCGCTCTGTGGATGAGGTGAACTACTGGGACAAGCAGGACCACCCTATTTCCCGCCTTCGCCACTACATGTTGAGCAAGCACTGGTGGGATGAGGAGCAGGAGAAGGCCTGGAGAAAAAAGTCTCGGAAAATG GTCATGGAAGCCTTTGAGCAGGCCGAGCGGAAGCTGAAGCCGCACCCAGATAATATGTTCTCTGATGTGTACATGGAAATGCCAGCTCACATCATGCAGCAGCGTGAATCCTTGTGGAGACACTTGAAGATTTACGGAGAGCATTACCCACTGGACCATTATGAAAAATGA